A single genomic interval of Tissierellales bacterium harbors:
- a CDS encoding ABC transporter substrate-binding protein translates to MKKRLLVIWMIVVALMVGCQSSASPDVKTENQAAVEQEVSTEKDAESTKIEFVDNMGVTIKLEKPAEKIISLYSVHTENLFALGLDDEIIGVSTSDKYPEDVNEKTKYTYKDDPEVIIAAQPDLVLVRDMIANKYPEYIQSLRDAGITVATLYVKTYDEFDEYMKTLGLLSGKEKEAEELLKEFHGEIDTIKAKVADQTPRKAYFESIGKKFKTATPESFAGTALQILNLENIAADVEHDGKSTVETYGEEQLLARANEIEIYIAQQGVMNRGITLEQIEARPGYDQIKAVKEGKVFLIDEKLISGATMRYIDGLKQLVSELYPNLEK, encoded by the coding sequence GAGTAGTGCGAGTCCAGATGTAAAAACAGAGAATCAGGCAGCAGTCGAACAAGAGGTGTCTACTGAAAAGGATGCAGAGTCAACTAAAATAGAATTTGTTGACAACATGGGCGTTACTATCAAGTTAGAGAAACCTGCTGAAAAAATTATTTCGCTTTATTCAGTTCATACTGAAAATTTATTTGCACTTGGATTGGATGATGAAATTATAGGAGTAAGTACTAGTGACAAATACCCAGAAGATGTAAATGAAAAAACTAAGTATACTTACAAGGATGATCCAGAAGTGATTATAGCAGCTCAGCCAGATTTGGTACTTGTGAGAGATATGATTGCAAATAAGTACCCAGAGTATATACAAAGTCTTAGAGATGCAGGAATAACAGTAGCTACTCTTTATGTGAAAACATATGACGAATTTGATGAGTATATGAAGACATTGGGGCTACTATCAGGAAAAGAAAAAGAGGCAGAAGAACTTTTGAAAGAATTCCACGGCGAGATAGACACTATAAAAGCTAAGGTGGCAGATCAAACACCTAGAAAAGCTTATTTTGAGAGTATAGGAAAGAAATTTAAGACAGCTACTCCAGAGTCTTTTGCTGGCACAGCTCTTCAAATCTTGAATCTTGAAAACATAGCGGCAGATGTAGAGCATGATGGGAAATCAACAGTTGAAACTTACGGTGAAGAACAGCTTTTGGCTAGAGCAAATGAGATTGAAATTTATATTGCTCAGCAGGGAGTTATGAATAGAGGAATTACTCTAGAACAAATAGAAGCGAGACCAGGATACGATCAAATAAAAGCAGTAAAAGAAGGCAAAGTATTCTTGATAGATGAAAAATTGATATCTGGAGCAACTATGAGATACATTGATGGATTAAAGCAACTAGTTTCAGAGCTTTATCCGAATTTAGAAAAATAA